CGTGACCTCGCGGCCGTCGACGCTGATGTCCTCGAAGAAGTCCGTGGACACCGTCCCGTCGGAATGCGTCGCGAGCGTTTCCTGCGTCCAGTAGATACTGTACGTCTGTGCGTGGTCCGAGGCGTTCCACGGATTGAAGTGGACCTCCGTCGGCGGGCGACCGCCTTCGAACGCCGTGACGAACTCTGCCGCGTTATCCCCACCGCCGACACAGCCTGCGAGCGTAGCGGCGAGCGTGCCGGCGCTCGCGCCGATAAACTGCCGTCTATTCACCCGAGTGTGATTGTGTCTCATATGACTACAGTACCTCCATAACCATCTATCCTTATGTATGTTTGGACTAGTCCGCCTGCTGTTGCGCTCGGACGAGTTCCGAGCGACGTCTGCCCTCGTTCGAGTTCCATCGAGTTCAGACGGACTCAGTTGACCGAAATATGGCCGTTCAGCAGCGCGTTCGGCCCCGGATTGGAACGATCCATCCGGAACTCGTCCTCGCTCGGGAAGTCGAAGTTCTCGGTGTCGCCAGCGAACCCGCGTTTCTCCTGTAGGTGGACGATCACGGGCAGATCGAAGTTGACCCACTGGGCGAGGGTTCGCGTGATCTCGATCGTTTCCTCCTCGGAGGACGCTCCCTCGAGGTCGACCATGAGCTGGGCCGGGTTGATCTCCTCGCCGTTGCTCCCGACCTCCGTCGCGCCGACTTCCCCGGGAATCTCAAGCGAGAACGGCACGCCGGTCGGACCGGTGTCGCTGTCGCTGTTGACGTCGCCGGCCAGCAGGCCGTAGAAGTCGTTCGAGAAGTACGCCACGGGATGCCAGTACGGCAGCGCGACGTGCCACATCCAGGCGATGTCGAACTCCCACTCCTGAACCCGGGAGTAGTAGTCTTGCCCGACGGCCTCCATCTCTACGTTGAAGCCGAACTCGCTGAGGTGGTCGGTGAGGACCTTCATCGGCTGGGACTTCCTGACGCCCGCCTGCGTGATGGCGGTGAAGTCGGTCGCGTCGCCGTCGGGACCGATCCACTCGCCGCCCTCCCTGGAGTAGCCGGCCTCCTGCATGTACTCGACGGCCGTCTCCTCGTCAGCCTCGACGGGGTAGTCGATGAGGTTATCGACGAAGTCCTCGCCGAGGTACTTCTCCTCGATGGACGCTCGGATCCCCGTCTGGACCTGCGTCGGACTCGCCATCAACCCGGTCTGGTTCGCGGCGTCGACGATCGAGGGGATGTCGATCGCGGAGATGATCGCCCGCCGGACCGGCCGCCGCGCGAGGTGCTTGTTGTTCCAGTTCAGGATGTACTTCCGGCAGCTGTAGTGGTCTAGCTCGTAAATGTTCTCGATGTTGTCGGGGTAGTCCGAGCGCTGATTCTCGGTGATGTACTGGGTCATGTCGAGCTCGTCGCTCTTCTCGAGTTGCTCGACTTGGGTCCCCTCAGTGGGCTTTACGCGGATCTGCTCGATGTCCGTCCGGTCCGACCACGGGTGATCCTCCCATTTGGTCGCCAGCGTCTCGGAGGAATTGAAGTCCTCGATCTTGAACAGCGAGCTTCCGTACCCCTCGTCGACGAACTCCTGGGTGTCGATCGTCATCTGGAGGAGGTCATCGGTCACGGCCTCCCGCTCGCTCGCCGTGGTGGCGTCCTCGTAGCGCTCGTAGTACTCGCGGAAGACCGACTTGGGTGCAGATGTCCCGGCGCCCGCGTTCGATTTCGCGATCGTCGGCGAGATATCGTCCTTGTAGATCCGCTTGACGGTGTAATCGTCGACCAGTTCGTGGCCTTCGATCGGCGAGGCCTCCGGATCTTGGTAGCGCCAGATCTCCTGTTCGATGAGATAGTCCTCGGCAGTGATGTCGTTGCCGTTCCAGAAGCTCCACTCGTCCGAGAACTCGAGCGTGACCTCCCGACCGTCGACGCTGAGATCCTCGAAGAACTCGGTCGACACGGTCCCGTCGGCGTGTGTCACGACCGTCCCCTGGAGCCAGTAGATGCTGTAGGTCTGTGCGTAGTCCGACGCGTTCCACGGATTGAAGTGGACCTGCGTCGGCTGGCGGCCGCCTGCAAACGCCGTAACGAACTCCGTCGAGTTGCTGCTGCCCCCGAGACAGCCCGCGAGCGTGGCGGCGACCGTGCCAGCGCTCGCGCCGATAAACTGCCGTCTATTCACCCGAGTGTGATTGTGTCTCATATGACTACGATTCCACCATTGCTATCTATCTATATGTATTTTTTGACTAGTACCAGGTGACGGCGCGCTCGGAGCCCGTTCGATCGAAGCGGACTGCGAGAACGCGGCTCCGATCGCCCGAGCGGTCGCCGTCAATCGGCGCGTCGCGCACAGACGACCATCATTCCGAACGAGAAGGCGCCGATCACGGCGAACGTCACGAGCTGGACGATCGTAATGACGTACGTTCCGGTCCCCCGCTCGATGACCCCCAAGGCGGCGCCGAGGACGATCAGCGATAGCAGCGAGACCATAAACAGCAACCGGTAGTGATGACGGAACCGACAGAACGCGTCGACGAGGGTTTCCTCTGCCATATCAGGCCCTGTTTTCGCTCGTCCGATACAAGTGTTACTGTGTGGTACAGTAGCACGGGACTCACGCTCGACCGAGAGACGAGTCCGTCGAATGGCGCTCTGAGACGGTTCAGTTCCGGGGACGTGTATGACCGGACGGCGACGCTACGGTCAGTCACACTCGAGATTTGGAGACGCCTCGAACACGAGAGGAATTGCAGAATGCGCTTCTCGGCATAAACTTCTAATAACAGATGATAAATTGAGGAACTGTAGTGTGATCGATAATGACTGATTCAGATTCGAATAATCCACGATATCGACGATACCGACGCGAGTTGCTGAGCGGGATAGCAGCCGGAACGACGGCGATCACGGCCAGCGGCGTCGGTGTGGCAACCCCTGGCGATCGGACTCACCGGTCCGCCGGCGGAAACAGAGGCAGTACCGAGACGAGCGAGTATACGCGACAGATGGAATCGCTCGACCGGGGCCTCGTGGCCGTTCCGGTGGAAGACGGGGTACTCGTCCGCTGGCGACTGTTCGGGACCGACCCCGCCGACCTGGGATTCCACGTGTTCCGCGACGGTGAGCGAGTGAACGATAAACCGATCACCGACAGCACGAACCTCCTCGATCCCGAGGGAACGACGGACTCGACGTACGCGGTTCGAGCGGTCGGAAACGGTCGGGCTGGCGGAAGGAAACACGACGGAAACCGTGGTGACCGCAAACCGGGCATGTCGAAGTCCGTCGAGGTGTGGGACAACCAGTACAAGGAGATCCCGCTGAACAAGCCCGATCCGGTCGAGGGTGAGGACGGGGAGACCGTCACGTACCACGCGAACGACGCGAGCGTCGGCGACCTCACCGGCGACGGGACGCTCGACATCGTCCTGAAGTGGACTCCATCGGACTCGAAGGTAAACCCGCTCGACGGATATACGAGCGATGTCCTGATCGACGGGTACACGATCGAGGGCGAACACCTCTGGCGAATCAATCTCGGGCAGAACATTCAGGCCGGGCCGGCATACACGTCGTTCGCCGTCTACGACTTCGACGCCGACGGGACGGCGGAAGTGGCGATGCGGACGTCCGACGGTGCCACTGACGGAACTGGGACGGTTATCGGTGATCCGGACGCTGACCACGCAACCGAGGACGGACGGATCCTCGAGGGGCCGGAGTATCTCACCGTCTTCGACGGGGAAACGGGCGAAGCCCTCGCGACGGAAGACTTCGAGCCCGCACGCGGAGACGTCTGTGACTGGGGCGACTGCTACGGCCATCGCGTTAATCATTTCCTCCCGACGCCCGCCTACCTCGACGGCGAGCGACCGAGCCTCGTCATGGGTCGCGGCTACTACGAGAAGACGATGCTGGCCGCGTGGGACTTCCGCGACGGCGACCTCGAACTCCGCTGGATCTTCGACAGCGACGACGGCAACGAGGAGTACGAGGGGCAGGGCAACCACCAACTCTCCATCGCCGACGTCGACGGCGACGGGAAGGACGAGATCGTCTACGGCGCGATGGTCGTCGACCACGACGGCACCGGACTGTACTCGACCGGCTGGGGTCACGGCGACGCCCTTCACGTGAGCGATTTCGTCCCGGACCGAGAGGGCCTCGAGGTCTTCCAGCCCCACGAGTACGGGACATACGGAGCGACGCTCCGCGACGCCGGAACGGGCGAGTTGCTCTGGAGCGAGGGCGACGGGGACGCAGACATCGGCCGAGCCATGATCGCGGACATCGATCCGAACTACGACGGTGCCGAAGCGTGGGCGGGCATTCCCCTGTCCGACAACGATATCGGCTTGTGGTCCGCTCAGGGCGAGCAGATCAATGAGAACGCCGTCAACTCGATGAACTTCGGGATCTGGTGGACCGGTGACCTGCACCGGGAGCTGCTGGACCACGACTTCCTCGGCTACGACGAGGGAGGATACGGCCACGGCTGGATCAAGAAGTGGAGCCCCGAAACCGAGGAACTCGAGCTGCTGAAGTCCTTCGACGGCACGCGGTCGAACAATGGCTCGAAGGGGACGCCGTGTTTCTCCGGAGATATCCTCGGCGACTGGCGCGAAGAAGTGATCTGGCGGACCGACGACAGCGAGGCGCTGCGTCTGTACGCGACACCCCACGAAACCGACCATCGGCTGTACACGCTGTTGCACGACCCGCAGTACCGGGTGGCGCTCTCGTGGCAGAACGTGATCTACAACCAACCGCCGTGGCCGAGTTACTTCCTCGGTCACGGGATGGACGACCCGCCGAAACCCAATATCGAACTCGTCTCCGCCGACGATGACTGAGCGGGACGCGTACCGTAGCGTCACGATCTACCGACATCCGACGTCACGCGCCTGAGTAGCCGGGACGGCACACAAGGCGTGGGACCATCGGCTCGGTCCCCGTTCAGGTATCGACGATCAAGGGCTACCGCTGCGACTCGCTCTCGAGAGTAGTGCGAGTGATCCCGAAGTTGGTTGTCGGCAAAAGCGGTGTTAATACCGGCTCGCATAATACCTATGGCAACTGTATTTATAATAGAAAATATTTATATAGAGTGATCTGGACGGAGAAGGTGCGGTGTGAAAGACAATGACTAATCCAGACACGAATAAGACACGGCTTCGACGGTATCGACGCGAGATTCTGAGTGGAGTAGCGGCCGGGACAGCAGTGTTCGCAACTAGCGGTGCGACGACTGCCGCGGGTCGAAACGGCCGGTCTGCCGTCGGGAACGGAAACGGCGACGAGAAGAGCGACTCGACGCGTCAGATGGAGGCACTCGACCGAGGCCTCGTGGCCGTTCCGGTGGAAGACGGAGTACTCGTCCGCTGGCGACTGCTCGGGACTGAACCAGCCGATCTGGGATTCCACGTGTTCCGCGACGGTGAGCGGGTGAACAATAAGCCGATCACCGACAGCACGAACTTCCTCGATCCCGAGGGCACGAGGGAGTCGACGTACGCGGTTCGACCGGTGGGCAACGGACGGGCCGGCGGAAGGGAACACGGCGGAAACCGTGGTAACCGCAAACCGGGCATGTCGGAGGCCGTCGAAGTATGGGAGAACCAGTACAAGGAGATCCCGTTAAACAAACCCGACCCGGTCGAGGGTGAGAACGGGGAGACGGTCACGTACCACGCGAACGACGCGAGCGTCGGCGACCTCACCGGCGACGGCACGCTCGATATCGTCCAGAAGTGGACGCCATCGAATGCGGGGGACAACCTGCCAGGTCATAGGAGCGACGTCCTGCTCGACGGATATACGATCGAGGGTGAGCACCTCTGGCGTATCAACCTCGGACAGAACATCCGGGCTGGACCCCACTATACGCCGTTCGTCGTCTACGACTTCGACGGTGACGGGACGGCGGAACTGGCCGTGCGGACGTCCGACGGTGCTACGGACGGAACCGGGACGGTCATCGGGGACCCCGACGCCGACTACACGAACGAGGAGGGATACGTCCTCGAGGGACCGGAGTATCTCACCGTCTTCGATGGCGAGACGGGCGAGGCGCTCGCGACGAAGGACTTCGAGCCTGCGCGCGGAGATGTCTGCGACTGGGGCGACTGCTACGGGAATCGCGTCGATCGATTCCTGGCCGGCGTCGCCTACCTCGACGGCGAGCGACCGAGCATTCTCATGACGCGGGGCTACTACGAGAAGTCGATGCTGGCCGCGTGGGATTTCCGCGACGGCGACCTCGAGACCCGCTGGATCTTCGACAGCGACGATGGCAACGAGGAGTACGAGGGACAGGGAAACCACCAGCTCGCCACCGCCGACGTCGACGGCGACGGGAAGGACGAGATCGTCTACGGTGCCGCGGTCATCGACCACGACGGCACCGGGCTGTACTCGACCGGGTGGAACCACGGCGACGCCCTCCACGTTGGCGACTTCGATCCCAGTCGAGACGGACTCGAGGTCTTCATGCCCCACGAGTGGGGACCGTACGGCGCGACGTTCCGCGACGCCGGCACGGGCGAGTTACTGTGGGGCAAGGAAGGTGAGGGAGACATCGGCAGGGGGCTGATCGCCGACATTGATCCGAACTACGACGGTGCGGAAGCGTGGGCGGGGATCCCCCTGTCCGACGGCGGACTCGGCACGTGGACCGCTCACGGCGAGCAGATCGACGGGGCCAGCGTCGACTCGATCAACTCCGCAGTCTGGTGGACGGGCGACCTGCACCGGGAACTGCTGGATCACGATTTCCTCGGCTGGGACGCGGGGTACGGCGTCGGGTGGATCAAGAAGTGGAACCCCGAGACCCAGGAACTGGATCTCCTGAAATCCTTCGAGGGAACTCGCTCGAACAACTCGTCGAAGGGCAATCCGTGTCTCTCGGGAGACATCGTAGGCGACTGGCGCGAGGAAGTGATCTGGCGGACCGAAGACAGCGAGGCGCTGCGCTTGTACGCGACGCCCCACGAGACCGACCACCGACTGCACACGCTGTTGCACGACCCGCAGTACCGGACTGGAATCGCGCGGCAGAACGCCGGCTACAATCAGCCGCCGTGGCCGAGTTACTTCCTCGGACACGGGATGGACGAGCCGCCGAAACCCGACATCGAACTCGTCTCCGCCGACGATGACTGAGTGGGACGCGTATCCTCGCATCACGATCTACCGGCAGCCAACGTCACGCGTCTAAGTAGCCAGTGCGGGACATGAAAGCGTGGGACCAGCAGCTCGGTCCCGTTCGGCTATCGGCGATTCGAGTCCGCGGCCGCGACTCGCTCGAGTCTAGTGCGCGGGTCCCGAGGTCGGCTGCCAGCGAAATCGACGTTAATACTGTCCCGGATAGTATCTACGGTAAGCTATATTCACTGTCAAAAATATTTATATAGCGCGATCTGGACGGAGAAGATGCGGTGTGAAAGACAATGACTAATCCAGACACGAATGAGACACGACTGCGACGGTACCGACGCGAGATTCTGAGCGG
This genomic interval from Haloterrigena sp. KLK7 contains the following:
- a CDS encoding ABC transporter substrate-binding protein, which produces MRHNHTRVNRRQFIGASAGTVAATLAGCLGGSSNSTEFVTAFAGGRQPTQVHFNPWNASDYAQTYSIYWLQGTVVTHADGTVSTEFFEDLSVDGREVTLEFSDEWSFWNGNDITAEDYLIEQEIWRYQDPEASPIEGHELVDDYTVKRIYKDDISPTIAKSNAGAGTSAPKSVFREYYERYEDATTASEREAVTDDLLQMTIDTQEFVDEGYGSSLFKIEDFNSSETLATKWEDHPWSDRTDIEQIRVKPTEGTQVEQLEKSDELDMTQYITENQRSDYPDNIENIYELDHYSCRKYILNWNNKHLARRPVRRAIISAIDIPSIVDAANQTGLMASPTQVQTGIRASIEEKYLGEDFVDNLIDYPVEADEETAVEYMQEAGYSREGGEWIGPDGDATDFTAITQAGVRKSQPMKVLTDHLSEFGFNVEMEAVGQDYYSRVQEWEFDIAWMWHVALPYWHPVAYFSNDFYGLLAGDVNSDSDTGPTGVPFSLEIPGEVGATEVGSNGEEINPAQLMVDLEGASSEEETIEITRTLAQWVNFDLPVIVHLQEKRGFAGDTENFDFPSEDEFRMDRSNPGPNALLNGHISVN
- a CDS encoding rhamnogalacturonan lyase, which produces MEALDRGLVAVPVEDGVLVRWRLLGTEPADLGFHVFRDGERVNNKPITDSTNFLDPEGTRESTYAVRPVGNGRAGGREHGGNRGNRKPGMSEAVEVWENQYKEIPLNKPDPVEGENGETVTYHANDASVGDLTGDGTLDIVQKWTPSNAGDNLPGHRSDVLLDGYTIEGEHLWRINLGQNIRAGPHYTPFVVYDFDGDGTAELAVRTSDGATDGTGTVIGDPDADYTNEEGYVLEGPEYLTVFDGETGEALATKDFEPARGDVCDWGDCYGNRVDRFLAGVAYLDGERPSILMTRGYYEKSMLAAWDFRDGDLETRWIFDSDDGNEEYEGQGNHQLATADVDGDGKDEIVYGAAVIDHDGTGLYSTGWNHGDALHVGDFDPSRDGLEVFMPHEWGPYGATFRDAGTGELLWGKEGEGDIGRGLIADIDPNYDGAEAWAGIPLSDGGLGTWTAHGEQIDGASVDSINSAVWWTGDLHRELLDHDFLGWDAGYGVGWIKKWNPETQELDLLKSFEGTRSNNSSKGNPCLSGDIVGDWREEVIWRTEDSEALRLYATPHETDHRLHTLLHDPQYRTGIARQNAGYNQPPWPSYFLGHGMDEPPKPDIELVSADDD
- a CDS encoding rhamnogalacturonan lyase, which gives rise to MESLDRGLVAVPVEDGVLVRWRLFGTDPADLGFHVFRDGERVNDKPITDSTNLLDPEGTTDSTYAVRAVGNGRAGGRKHDGNRGDRKPGMSKSVEVWDNQYKEIPLNKPDPVEGEDGETVTYHANDASVGDLTGDGTLDIVLKWTPSDSKVNPLDGYTSDVLIDGYTIEGEHLWRINLGQNIQAGPAYTSFAVYDFDADGTAEVAMRTSDGATDGTGTVIGDPDADHATEDGRILEGPEYLTVFDGETGEALATEDFEPARGDVCDWGDCYGHRVNHFLPTPAYLDGERPSLVMGRGYYEKTMLAAWDFRDGDLELRWIFDSDDGNEEYEGQGNHQLSIADVDGDGKDEIVYGAMVVDHDGTGLYSTGWGHGDALHVSDFVPDREGLEVFQPHEYGTYGATLRDAGTGELLWSEGDGDADIGRAMIADIDPNYDGAEAWAGIPLSDNDIGLWSAQGEQINENAVNSMNFGIWWTGDLHRELLDHDFLGYDEGGYGHGWIKKWSPETEELELLKSFDGTRSNNGSKGTPCFSGDILGDWREEVIWRTDDSEALRLYATPHETDHRLYTLLHDPQYRVALSWQNVIYNQPPWPSYFLGHGMDDPPKPNIELVSADDD